One Leucoraja erinacea ecotype New England chromosome 5, Leri_hhj_1, whole genome shotgun sequence DNA segment encodes these proteins:
- the irak1bp1 gene encoding interleukin-1 receptor-associated kinase 1-binding protein 1 homolog isoform X3, producing the protein MEISPAQVLASLPQPDAAHEKARWCWAERRGAKSPLAAGAGAVMVGTAGEREVQVSATAEVSALPDRARVCVLVGSRKEAAVQAKGSVIRRLDYIVQSVRGHGVQEENITVTKDFRRIENGYQMEAEISVIFSDFAKMEDLCNLLVEKLDSSVIIGSPQYFHTSEAVENIRRQACLRAVANSRRKAFDVCRLLGQSLGRPLIIREEETNETEGVASEQGTPDDARPLTIQQQISNASVTVYSKRR; encoded by the exons ATGGAGATTTCTCCGGCCCAGGTCTTGGCGTCCCTGCCGCAGCCCGATGCGGCCCACGAGAAGGCCAGATGGTGCTGGGCCGAGCGTCGCGGCGCCAAGTCTCCGCTGgcggcgggggcgggggcggtgATGGTGGGGACGGCAGGCGAGCGGGAGGTGCAGGTCAGCGCCACGGCCGAAGTGTCGGCGCTGCCCGACCGTGCCCGGGTTTGCGTGCTGGTCGGCAGCAGGAAGGAGGCGGCCGTGCAGGCCAAGGGCAGCGTGATCCGGCGGCTCGACTACATCGTGCAGAGTGTGAGGGGCCACGGTGtccag gAGGAGAATATTACAGTGACAAAGGATTTTCGCCGAATTGAAAATGGCTATCAGATGGAAGCAGag ATCTCTGTTATATTCAGTGATTTTGCCAAGATGGAAGATTTGTGCAACCTGTTGGTAGAAAAATTAGACAGTTCAGTCATTATTGGTTCACCTCAATACTTCCACACAAGCGAAGCTGTGGAAAACATAAG ACGGCAGGCATGTCTTCGAGCTGTTGCAAATTCCCGACGTAAAGCTTTTGACGTGTGCCGCTTGCTTGGACAATCGCTGGGCAGACCTTTGATCATCCGGGAAGAAGAAACCAACGAGACAGAAGGTGTTGCTTCTGAACAAGGAACACCTGACGACGCAAGGCCATTGACTATTCAACAGCAGATTAGCAATGCCTCCGTGACAGTTTATTCTAAG CGGCGGTGA
- the LOC129697480 gene encoding 40S ribosomal protein S3a-like, whose protein sequence is MAVGKNKQLSKGIKRGAKNKVVDPFSKKDWYDVKAPTMFNIRTLGKTLVRRTQGAKSASEGLKGRIFEVSLADSQNEEVACRKFKLIVEYVQGKNCLTNFHGMNLTRDKMCSMVRKWQNMIEAHVDVKTTDGYLLRLVCVGFTKKRNNLIRKNSLAQQQQVRTIRKKMVEIITREVQTNNLKEIVNKLIPDSIGKDIEKACQSIYPLHDVYVRKVKMLKKPKFELGKLMELHEEGGSGTSKTSEEAGAIDDRADGYEPPVQENV, encoded by the coding sequence ATGGCAGTCGGCAAGAACAAGCAGCTGAGCAAAGGCATCAAGAGGGGAGCCAAGAATAAGGTTGTGGACCCCTTCTCCAAGAAGGACTGGTATGATGTCAAGGCTCCAACAATGTTTAACATTAGGACCCTGGGTAAAACTTTGGTTAGAAGAACTCAGGGAGCTaaatctgcctcagaaggcttgAAAGGCCGTATATTTGAGGTGAGTCTTGCTGACTCACAGAACGAAGAAGTGGCCTGTCGCAAATTTAAGCTGATCGTCGAGTATGTTCAGGGCAAGAACTGCCTGACCAACTTTCACGGGATGAACTTAACACGTGATAAGATGTGCTCGATGGTCAGAAAATGGCAGAACATGATTGAAGCTCACGTTGATGTCAAAACCACAGATGGGTACCTCCTGCGCCTTGTTTGTGTTGGTTTTACTAAGAAGCGTAACAACCTGATTCGCAAAAACTCCCTTGCTCAGCAACAGCAGGTTCGTACAATCCGCAAGAAGATGGTGGAAATCATAACTCGCGAAGTTCAAACCAACAATCTCAAGGAGATAGTCAATAAATTGATCCCAGACAGCATTGGCAAGGATATTGAGAAAGCTTGTCAATCCATTTATCCGCTCCATGATGTGTATGTCCGGAAGGTCAAAATGTTGAAGAAGCCCAAatttgaattgggcaaactgATGGAGCTGCATGAAGAAGGAGGAAGCGGCACAAGCAAAACATCAGAAGAGGCTGGTGCTATAGATGATCGAGCAGATGGATATGAACCTCCTGTCCAAGAAAATGTCTGA
- the irak1bp1 gene encoding interleukin-1 receptor-associated kinase 1-binding protein 1 homolog isoform X1: MEISPAQVLASLPQPDAAHEKARWCWAERRGAKSPLAAGAGAVMVGTAGEREVQVSATAEVSALPDRARVCVLVGSRKEAAVQAKGSVIRRLDYIVQSVRGHGVQEENITVTKDFRRIENGYQMEAEISVIFSDFAKMEDLCNLLVEKLDSSVIIGSPQYFHTSEAVENIRRQACLRAVANSRRKAFDVCRLLGQSLGRPLIIREEETNETEGVASEQGTPDDARPLTIQQQISNASVTVYSKVFVTFELKSKDICKKNS; encoded by the exons ATGGAGATTTCTCCGGCCCAGGTCTTGGCGTCCCTGCCGCAGCCCGATGCGGCCCACGAGAAGGCCAGATGGTGCTGGGCCGAGCGTCGCGGCGCCAAGTCTCCGCTGgcggcgggggcgggggcggtgATGGTGGGGACGGCAGGCGAGCGGGAGGTGCAGGTCAGCGCCACGGCCGAAGTGTCGGCGCTGCCCGACCGTGCCCGGGTTTGCGTGCTGGTCGGCAGCAGGAAGGAGGCGGCCGTGCAGGCCAAGGGCAGCGTGATCCGGCGGCTCGACTACATCGTGCAGAGTGTGAGGGGCCACGGTGtccag gAGGAGAATATTACAGTGACAAAGGATTTTCGCCGAATTGAAAATGGCTATCAGATGGAAGCAGag ATCTCTGTTATATTCAGTGATTTTGCCAAGATGGAAGATTTGTGCAACCTGTTGGTAGAAAAATTAGACAGTTCAGTCATTATTGGTTCACCTCAATACTTCCACACAAGCGAAGCTGTGGAAAACATAAG ACGGCAGGCATGTCTTCGAGCTGTTGCAAATTCCCGACGTAAAGCTTTTGACGTGTGCCGCTTGCTTGGACAATCGCTGGGCAGACCTTTGATCATCCGGGAAGAAGAAACCAACGAGACAGAAGGTGTTGCTTCTGAACAAGGAACACCTGACGACGCAAGGCCATTGACTATTCAACAGCAGATTAGCAATGCCTCCGTGACAGTTTATTCTAAGGTGTTTGTGACTTTTGAGCTCAAATCAAAAGATATTTGCAAAAAGAATAGTTAA
- the irak1bp1 gene encoding interleukin-1 receptor-associated kinase 1-binding protein 1 homolog isoform X2, whose product MEISPAQVLASLPQPDAAHEKARWCWAERRGAKSPLAAGAGAVMVGTAGEREVQVSATAEVSALPDRARVCVLVGSRKEAAVQAKGSVIRRLDYIVQSVRGHGVQEENITVTKDFRRIENGYQMEAEISVIFSDFAKMEDLCNLLVEKLDSSVIIGSPQYFHTSEAVENIRRQACLRAVANSRRKAFDVCRLLGQSLGRPLIIREEETNETEGVASEQGTPDDARPLTIQQQISNASVTVYSKRCCLAH is encoded by the exons ATGGAGATTTCTCCGGCCCAGGTCTTGGCGTCCCTGCCGCAGCCCGATGCGGCCCACGAGAAGGCCAGATGGTGCTGGGCCGAGCGTCGCGGCGCCAAGTCTCCGCTGgcggcgggggcgggggcggtgATGGTGGGGACGGCAGGCGAGCGGGAGGTGCAGGTCAGCGCCACGGCCGAAGTGTCGGCGCTGCCCGACCGTGCCCGGGTTTGCGTGCTGGTCGGCAGCAGGAAGGAGGCGGCCGTGCAGGCCAAGGGCAGCGTGATCCGGCGGCTCGACTACATCGTGCAGAGTGTGAGGGGCCACGGTGtccag gAGGAGAATATTACAGTGACAAAGGATTTTCGCCGAATTGAAAATGGCTATCAGATGGAAGCAGag ATCTCTGTTATATTCAGTGATTTTGCCAAGATGGAAGATTTGTGCAACCTGTTGGTAGAAAAATTAGACAGTTCAGTCATTATTGGTTCACCTCAATACTTCCACACAAGCGAAGCTGTGGAAAACATAAG ACGGCAGGCATGTCTTCGAGCTGTTGCAAATTCCCGACGTAAAGCTTTTGACGTGTGCCGCTTGCTTGGACAATCGCTGGGCAGACCTTTGATCATCCGGGAAGAAGAAACCAACGAGACAGAAGGTGTTGCTTCTGAACAAGGAACACCTGACGACGCAAGGCCATTGACTATTCAACAGCAGATTAGCAATGCCTCCGTGACAGTTTATTCTAAG